One window from the genome of Paraneptunicella aestuarii encodes:
- a CDS encoding type II toxin-antitoxin system Phd/YefM family antitoxin, translated as MRIVSFTEARNSLKAVLDNVVNDADTTVITRRDSEDAVVMSLDYYNSLMETVHLLRSPANAEHLNKSIAQYKEGKTTQRGLEDENGA; from the coding sequence ATGAGAATTGTGTCTTTTACTGAAGCAAGAAATAGCTTGAAGGCCGTATTAGATAACGTTGTGAATGACGCAGATACTACCGTTATTACTCGACGGGATTCAGAGGACGCTGTTGTCATGTCGTTAGATTATTACAACAGTTTGATGGAAACGGTTCACCTTTTGCGTTCTCCTGCTAATGCAGAGCATCTCAACAAATCTATTGCTCAATATAAAGAGGGAAAAACGACCCAGCGAGGGCTTGAAGACGAGAATGGTGCTTGA
- the ahcY gene encoding adenosylhomocysteinase, with the protein MSTANMTKDGDYKVADISLANWGRKELTIAESEMPALMAIREKYRAAQPLAGAKILGCIHMTIQTGVLIETLVALGAEVRWSSCNIFSTQDHAAAAMAAAGVPVFAWKGETEEEYEWCLEQTILKDGKPWDANMVLDDGGDLTAMLHEQYPQVLENIHGITEETTTGVHRLIEMLEEGTLKVPAINVNDSVTKSKNDNKYGCRHSLSDAIKRGTDHLLSGKKALVIGYGDVGKGSAASLRQEGMIVRVTEIDPICAMQACMDGFEVVSPYNGGINTGKKEDINLPLLQSTDIIVTTTGNVNVCDSAMLSTLKSGAVVCNIGHFDNEIDTAFMRDNWRWDEIKPQVHKIYRSDDENDNLILLSEGRLVNLGNATGHPSRIMDGSFSNQVLAQIHLYEEKFADMTPEQKKAAMRVEVLPKKLDEEVAAYMVKGFDGVLTVLTEKQADYIGVPIEGPYKPESYKY; encoded by the coding sequence ATGAGCACAGCAAATATGACTAAAGATGGTGACTACAAAGTCGCGGATATTTCTCTCGCGAATTGGGGTCGTAAAGAGCTGACTATCGCCGAGAGCGAAATGCCTGCTTTGATGGCTATTCGTGAAAAATATCGTGCCGCACAACCTCTTGCCGGTGCAAAAATTCTAGGCTGTATTCACATGACCATCCAAACCGGAGTATTGATTGAAACTCTGGTAGCTTTGGGCGCGGAAGTTCGTTGGTCTTCTTGTAACATTTTCTCTACTCAGGATCACGCTGCTGCTGCGATGGCTGCTGCGGGTGTACCTGTTTTTGCATGGAAAGGCGAAACTGAAGAAGAATACGAGTGGTGCCTTGAGCAAACAATTCTGAAAGATGGCAAGCCTTGGGATGCCAACATGGTTCTTGACGATGGTGGTGATTTGACTGCTATGTTGCACGAGCAATACCCTCAAGTGCTGGAAAACATCCACGGCATCACTGAAGAAACCACTACGGGTGTTCACCGTCTGATCGAAATGTTGGAAGAAGGTACATTGAAAGTACCAGCGATCAACGTAAACGACTCTGTAACTAAATCTAAAAACGACAACAAATACGGTTGCCGTCACAGCTTGAGCGATGCGATCAAGCGTGGTACTGACCACTTGTTGTCTGGTAAGAAAGCTTTGGTTATCGGTTATGGTGACGTGGGTAAGGGTTCTGCCGCTTCATTGCGTCAAGAAGGCATGATTGTTCGTGTTACTGAAATCGACCCAATCTGTGCAATGCAAGCATGTATGGACGGCTTCGAAGTTGTTTCTCCTTACAACGGTGGTATCAACACTGGTAAGAAAGAAGACATCAACCTGCCATTGCTGCAAAGCACTGACATTATCGTAACCACGACTGGTAACGTTAACGTGTGTGACTCAGCGATGTTGAGCACTCTCAAATCAGGTGCGGTTGTTTGTAACATCGGTCACTTCGACAACGAAATCGACACCGCTTTCATGCGTGACAACTGGCGTTGGGACGAAATCAAACCTCAAGTTCACAAGATCTACCGTAGCGATGACGAAAACGACAACCTGATTTTGTTGTCTGAAGGTCGTTTGGTGAACCTGGGTAACGCAACGGGTCACCCTTCACGTATTATGGACGGTTCCTTCTCTAACCAGGTACTGGCACAAATTCACCTGTATGAAGAGAAGTTTGCTGACATGACTCCAGAGCAGAAAAAAGCTGCGATGCGTGTTGAAGTGCTTCCGAAGAAACTTGACGAAGAAGTTGCAGCCTACATGGTTAAAGGTTTCGACGGCGTATTGACCGTTCTAACTGAAAAACAAGCTGACTACATCGGCGTGCCAATAGAAGGCCCATATAAGCCAGAAAGCTACAAATACTAA
- a CDS encoding Txe/YoeB family addiction module toxin has product MTSRVLSWTDESWSDYLYWQTQDKKTLKRINKLILDVKRSPFDGIGKPEPLKENLAGFWSRRIDDTNRLVYAVDDGAITVISCRYHY; this is encoded by the coding sequence ATGACCAGCAGAGTGCTTTCATGGACAGATGAATCTTGGAGCGACTACTTATATTGGCAAACGCAAGATAAGAAAACCTTAAAGAGAATTAACAAGCTCATTCTGGATGTAAAGCGTTCGCCCTTTGACGGGATTGGGAAACCAGAACCACTAAAAGAAAACCTGGCAGGTTTTTGGTCTCGAAGAATTGATGATACCAACCGATTGGTATATGCAGTAGACGATGGCGCAATCACCGTTATTTCTTGTCGTTATCATTATTGA